In Siniperca chuatsi isolate FFG_IHB_CAS linkage group LG16, ASM2008510v1, whole genome shotgun sequence, the following proteins share a genomic window:
- the map7b gene encoding ensconsin isoform X6, producing the protein MRRLPVSSPTCPWEAARSVSGSIQQVPRVPAADPSQLTSGEMADQDGSDASPPESQASYSQYKSEDGRASSATHPSSSGSGQTYTPILTPTPTPTRTTTSNSPSNNAATKTVVCVADSLLFNKIDEKQRLARERRGEREKQNAVKEAQWQAREERARQHYEKHLEERRRRLEEQRIKEDKRRAAVEEKRRQKLEEDKARHEAVIRRTLERSQRTRQKPNRWSWGGAPHTNTPSTPAGFVESAFLYPLDLAGLEHMQSAFSLYRRYGMTSQYADRRSVSTMNLSKHTDPVITKRLSYSSATLLHSPDRGLQMRTASSPVINKAQSKPRLHQGKTIQHKNTGLRRLPLTPWESNVVNRLQQPTHSYLARSRSAMSLSGEQTVSCHPMGSMSFKALQAQPLPHCRSHERSLSRETAASSSKTARRRTTGTTPQKDCDHVRKSWSNLSLPLAPILTLPPNKRSSSPGKKNSRVTAPSPGRPNQKSAGRPPTPKLLKSPGAEDPGNLRPFRITPESPQPTRAQGEEEEEQVLSPPQPRPQPLGQNKTSSEQTPPATPTAASESVSSPPTYKPSAGTTDPEEASRILAENRRLAREQREREEEERRQQEEQARLAKEEMARRKAEERAKREEEAQRQAEERRRKEEEEREEEEERLQKEREEAERQKEEEESRQREEAERLRQEREKHFQKEEAERLERKKRLEEIMKRTRRSDTAEKKVVPNRNGDNAVTAAPSPSAATVSLTHNSNGNARQPDPNPNPNTSALSHPDQRENGEFEEVIVLPSHSRLSPPEGQEQQQQQQQQEDERVSVIAFRENGLLKPLSGIEDISAQQGPDVA; encoded by the exons CGTCTTACTCCCAGTATAAATCGGAGGATGGCAGAGCGTCTTCAGCCACCCACCCCAGCTCCTCGGGCTCTGGGCAGACCTACACTCCCATCCTGACCCCTACCCCCACCCCGACTCGCACCACAACCAGCAACAGCCCCAGTAACAATGCTGCCACCAAAACAG TTGTTTGTGTTGCAGACTCGTTGCTCTTCAACAAGATTGACGAGAAACAGAGGTTAGCTCGTGAGCGCCGGGGGGAGCGTGAGAAGCAGAATG CTGTCAAGGAGGCCCAGTGGCAGGCGCGTGAGGAGCGAGCCAGGCAGCACTATGAGAAGCacctggaggagaggaggagaaggctggaggagcagaggatAAAGGAGGACAAGAGACGGGCTGCCGTGGAGGAGAAACGACGGCAGAAACTGGAGGAGGACAAG GCCCGTCATGAGGCAGTGATACGTCGGACGTTGGAGAGGagccagagaaccagacagaAGCCCAACCGGTGGTCTTGGGGAGGGGCACCGCACACAAACACTCCCAGTACACCAGCCG GTTTTGTCGAGTCGGCTTTTCTCTATCCACTCGACCTTGCTGGACTGGAGCACATGCAGAGTGCTTTCAGTCTCTACCGCAGATACGGAATGACCTCCCAAT ATGCTGACAGGCGGTCAGTGTCCACAATGAATTTATCCAAACATACTGACCCTGTTATTACCAAGCGCCTCTCCTACTCCTCTGCCACACTTCTACACTCACCAGACCGAG GCTTACAGATGAGAACAGCCTCCTCTCCTGTCATTAACAAAGCTCAGTCCAAACCCCGCCTACACCAGGGAAAGACCATccagcacaaaaacacag gcctGCGCCGTCTTCCACTGACGCCATGGGAGAGCAATGTGGTGAACCGCCTGCAGCAGCCAACACACTCCTACTTGGCTCGTAGCCGCAGTGCCATGAGTCTGTCTGGAGAGCAAACAG TGTCCTGCCACCCCATGGGCTCCATGTCCTTCAAGGCCCTGCAGGCCCAGCCGCTTCCTCACTGCCGCAGCCATGAGAGGAGCCTCAGCAGGGAGACGGCCGCATCTTCCTCCAAGACTGCCCGCAGGAGGACCACCGGCACCACACCG CAGAAGGACTGTGACCATGTCAGGAAGTCGTGGAGCAACCTGTCACTCCCATTGGCTCCCATTCTGACTTTGCCTCCCAACAAGCGCTCCTCTTCTCCGGGCAAGAAGAACAGCAGAGTGACAGCACCCTCTCCTGGCAG ACCTAATCAAAAGTCAGCAGGGCGCCCTCCGACCCCCAAGCTGCTTAAGTCTCCGGGGGCAGAGGACCCTGGAAACCTTCGTCCTTTCAGGATCACACCCGAGAGCCCCCAACCCACCAGAGcccaaggagaggaggaagaagagcaggtcctcagtcctcCTCAGCCTCGACCTCAGCCACTGGGTCAGAACAAGACCAGTAGTGAGCAGACACCACCAGCAACACCAACAGCAGCCAGCG AGAGTGTAAGCAGTCCTCCAACCTACAAGCCCTCAGCAGGCACCACCGATCCAGAGGAGGCGAGTCGTATCCTGGCTGAGAATCGTCGGCTGGCCCgcgagcagagggagagagaggaagaggagcgcAGGCAACAGGAGGAGCAGGCGAG gTTAGCAAAGGAGGAGATGGCTCGCCGTAAGGCCGAGGAGCgagcaaagagagaggaggaggctcAGCGTCAGGcggaagagaggagaaggaaggaggaggaggagagagaggaggaggaagagagacttcagaaagagagagaggaggcagagagacag aaagaggaggaagagtctcgacagagagaggaggcagagcgactgaggcaggagagagagaaacacttCCAGAAAGAGGAGGCTGAACgcctggagagaaaaaag CGTCTGGAGGAGATCATGAAGAGAACAAGACGTTCAGACACAGCGGAGAAG AAAGTTGTTCCTAACAGGAACGGAGACAATGCAG TGACTGCCGCTCCCAGTCCATCTGCAGCGACTGTGTCACTGACGCACAATAGCAACGGCAACGCTCGCCAACCTGACCCCAACCCAAACCCCAACACCTCCGCACTGAGCCATCCTGACCAGAG GGAGAACGGGGAGTTTGAAGAGGTGATTGTACTGCCTTCACATTCCAGGTTGTCTCCTCCTGAGggacaggagcagcagcagcagcagcagcagcaagaggaCGAGAGAGTTTCTGTCATAGCCTTCAGGGAGAACGGTCTGCTAAAGCCTCTGAGCGGAATAGAAGATATATCAGCCCAGCAGGGACCAG ATGTTGCGTGA
- the map7b gene encoding ensconsin isoform X8 yields MRRLPVSSPTCPWEAARSVSGSIQQVPRVPAADPSQLTSGEMADQDGSDASPPESQASYSQYKSEDGRASSATHPSSSGSGQTYTPILTPTPTPTRTTTSNSPSNNAATKTVVCVADSLLFNKIDEKQRLARERRGEREKQNAVKEAQWQAREERARQHYEKHLEERRRRLEEQRIKEDKRRAAVEEKRRQKLEEDKARHEAVIRRTLERSQRTRQKPNRWSWGGAPHTNTPSTPAGFVESAFLYPLDLAGLEHMQSAFSLYRRYGMTSQYADRRSVSTMNLSKHTDPVITKRLSYSSATLLHSPDRGLRRLPLTPWESNVVNRLQQPTHSYLARSRSAMSLSGEQTAMPVCPRSVSCHPMGSMSFKALQAQPLPHCRSHERSLSRETAASSSKTARRRTTGTTPQKDCDHVRKSWSNLSLPLAPILTLPPNKRSSSPGKKNSRVTAPSPGRPNQKSAGRPPTPKLLKSPGAEDPGNLRPFRITPESPQPTRAQGEEEEEQVLSPPQPRPQPLGQNKTSSEQTPPATPTAASESVSSPPTYKPSAGTTDPEEASRILAENRRLAREQREREEEERRQQEEQARLAKEEMARRKAEERAKREEEAQRQAEERRRKEEEEREEEEERLQKEREEAERQKEEEESRQREEAERLRQEREKHFQKEEAERLERKKRLEEIMKRTRRSDTAEKKVVPNRNGDNAVTAAPSPSAATVSLTHNSNGNARQPDPNPNPNTSALSHPDQRENGEFEEVIVLPSHSRLSPPEGQEQQQQQQQQEDERVSVIAFRENGLLKPLSGIEDISAQQGPDVA; encoded by the exons CGTCTTACTCCCAGTATAAATCGGAGGATGGCAGAGCGTCTTCAGCCACCCACCCCAGCTCCTCGGGCTCTGGGCAGACCTACACTCCCATCCTGACCCCTACCCCCACCCCGACTCGCACCACAACCAGCAACAGCCCCAGTAACAATGCTGCCACCAAAACAG TTGTTTGTGTTGCAGACTCGTTGCTCTTCAACAAGATTGACGAGAAACAGAGGTTAGCTCGTGAGCGCCGGGGGGAGCGTGAGAAGCAGAATG CTGTCAAGGAGGCCCAGTGGCAGGCGCGTGAGGAGCGAGCCAGGCAGCACTATGAGAAGCacctggaggagaggaggagaaggctggaggagcagaggatAAAGGAGGACAAGAGACGGGCTGCCGTGGAGGAGAAACGACGGCAGAAACTGGAGGAGGACAAG GCCCGTCATGAGGCAGTGATACGTCGGACGTTGGAGAGGagccagagaaccagacagaAGCCCAACCGGTGGTCTTGGGGAGGGGCACCGCACACAAACACTCCCAGTACACCAGCCG GTTTTGTCGAGTCGGCTTTTCTCTATCCACTCGACCTTGCTGGACTGGAGCACATGCAGAGTGCTTTCAGTCTCTACCGCAGATACGGAATGACCTCCCAAT ATGCTGACAGGCGGTCAGTGTCCACAATGAATTTATCCAAACATACTGACCCTGTTATTACCAAGCGCCTCTCCTACTCCTCTGCCACACTTCTACACTCACCAGACCGAG gcctGCGCCGTCTTCCACTGACGCCATGGGAGAGCAATGTGGTGAACCGCCTGCAGCAGCCAACACACTCCTACTTGGCTCGTAGCCGCAGTGCCATGAGTCTGTCTGGAGAGCAAACAG CCATGCCTGTGTGTCCTCGCTCAGTGTCCTGCCACCCCATGGGCTCCATGTCCTTCAAGGCCCTGCAGGCCCAGCCGCTTCCTCACTGCCGCAGCCATGAGAGGAGCCTCAGCAGGGAGACGGCCGCATCTTCCTCCAAGACTGCCCGCAGGAGGACCACCGGCACCACACCG CAGAAGGACTGTGACCATGTCAGGAAGTCGTGGAGCAACCTGTCACTCCCATTGGCTCCCATTCTGACTTTGCCTCCCAACAAGCGCTCCTCTTCTCCGGGCAAGAAGAACAGCAGAGTGACAGCACCCTCTCCTGGCAG ACCTAATCAAAAGTCAGCAGGGCGCCCTCCGACCCCCAAGCTGCTTAAGTCTCCGGGGGCAGAGGACCCTGGAAACCTTCGTCCTTTCAGGATCACACCCGAGAGCCCCCAACCCACCAGAGcccaaggagaggaggaagaagagcaggtcctcagtcctcCTCAGCCTCGACCTCAGCCACTGGGTCAGAACAAGACCAGTAGTGAGCAGACACCACCAGCAACACCAACAGCAGCCAGCG AGAGTGTAAGCAGTCCTCCAACCTACAAGCCCTCAGCAGGCACCACCGATCCAGAGGAGGCGAGTCGTATCCTGGCTGAGAATCGTCGGCTGGCCCgcgagcagagggagagagaggaagaggagcgcAGGCAACAGGAGGAGCAGGCGAG gTTAGCAAAGGAGGAGATGGCTCGCCGTAAGGCCGAGGAGCgagcaaagagagaggaggaggctcAGCGTCAGGcggaagagaggagaaggaaggaggaggaggagagagaggaggaggaagagagacttcagaaagagagagaggaggcagagagacag aaagaggaggaagagtctcgacagagagaggaggcagagcgactgaggcaggagagagagaaacacttCCAGAAAGAGGAGGCTGAACgcctggagagaaaaaag CGTCTGGAGGAGATCATGAAGAGAACAAGACGTTCAGACACAGCGGAGAAG AAAGTTGTTCCTAACAGGAACGGAGACAATGCAG TGACTGCCGCTCCCAGTCCATCTGCAGCGACTGTGTCACTGACGCACAATAGCAACGGCAACGCTCGCCAACCTGACCCCAACCCAAACCCCAACACCTCCGCACTGAGCCATCCTGACCAGAG GGAGAACGGGGAGTTTGAAGAGGTGATTGTACTGCCTTCACATTCCAGGTTGTCTCCTCCTGAGggacaggagcagcagcagcagcagcagcagcaagaggaCGAGAGAGTTTCTGTCATAGCCTTCAGGGAGAACGGTCTGCTAAAGCCTCTGAGCGGAATAGAAGATATATCAGCCCAGCAGGGACCAG ATGTTGCGTGA
- the map7b gene encoding ensconsin isoform X16, protein MRRLPVSSPTCPWEAARSVSGSIQQVPRVPAADPSQLTSGEMADQDGSDASPPESQASYSQYKSEDGRASSATHPSSSGSGQTYTPILTPTPTPTRTTTSNSPSNNAATKTVVCVADSLLFNKIDEKQRLARERRGEREKQNAVKEAQWQAREERARQHYEKHLEERRRRLEEQRIKEDKRRAAVEEKRRQKLEEDKARHEAVIRRTLERSQRTRQKPNRWSWGGAPHTNTPSTPAGFVESAFLYPLDLAGLEHMQSAFSLYRRYGMTSQYADRRSVSTMNLSKHTDPVITKRLSYSSATLLHSPDRGLQMRTASSPVINKAQSKPRLHQGKTIQHKNTGLRRLPLTPWESNVVNRLQQPTHSYLARSRSAMSLSGEQTAMPVCPRSVSCHPMGSMSFKALQAQPLPHCRSHERSLSRETAASSSKTARRRTTGTTPQKDCDHVRKSWSNLSLPLAPILTLPPNKRSSSPGKKNSRVTAPSPGRPNQKSAGRPPTPKLLKSPGAEDPGNLRPFRITPESPQPTRAQGEEEEEQVLSPPQPRPQPLGQNKTSSEQTPPATPTAASESVSSPPTYKPSAGTTDPEEASRILAENRRLAREQREREEEERRQQEEQARLAKEEMARRKAEERAKREEEAQRQAEERRRKEEEEREEEEERLQKEREEAERQKEEEESRQREEAERLRQEREKHFQKEEAERLERKKASGGDHEENKTFRHSGEESCS, encoded by the exons CGTCTTACTCCCAGTATAAATCGGAGGATGGCAGAGCGTCTTCAGCCACCCACCCCAGCTCCTCGGGCTCTGGGCAGACCTACACTCCCATCCTGACCCCTACCCCCACCCCGACTCGCACCACAACCAGCAACAGCCCCAGTAACAATGCTGCCACCAAAACAG TTGTTTGTGTTGCAGACTCGTTGCTCTTCAACAAGATTGACGAGAAACAGAGGTTAGCTCGTGAGCGCCGGGGGGAGCGTGAGAAGCAGAATG CTGTCAAGGAGGCCCAGTGGCAGGCGCGTGAGGAGCGAGCCAGGCAGCACTATGAGAAGCacctggaggagaggaggagaaggctggaggagcagaggatAAAGGAGGACAAGAGACGGGCTGCCGTGGAGGAGAAACGACGGCAGAAACTGGAGGAGGACAAG GCCCGTCATGAGGCAGTGATACGTCGGACGTTGGAGAGGagccagagaaccagacagaAGCCCAACCGGTGGTCTTGGGGAGGGGCACCGCACACAAACACTCCCAGTACACCAGCCG GTTTTGTCGAGTCGGCTTTTCTCTATCCACTCGACCTTGCTGGACTGGAGCACATGCAGAGTGCTTTCAGTCTCTACCGCAGATACGGAATGACCTCCCAAT ATGCTGACAGGCGGTCAGTGTCCACAATGAATTTATCCAAACATACTGACCCTGTTATTACCAAGCGCCTCTCCTACTCCTCTGCCACACTTCTACACTCACCAGACCGAG GCTTACAGATGAGAACAGCCTCCTCTCCTGTCATTAACAAAGCTCAGTCCAAACCCCGCCTACACCAGGGAAAGACCATccagcacaaaaacacag gcctGCGCCGTCTTCCACTGACGCCATGGGAGAGCAATGTGGTGAACCGCCTGCAGCAGCCAACACACTCCTACTTGGCTCGTAGCCGCAGTGCCATGAGTCTGTCTGGAGAGCAAACAG CCATGCCTGTGTGTCCTCGCTCAGTGTCCTGCCACCCCATGGGCTCCATGTCCTTCAAGGCCCTGCAGGCCCAGCCGCTTCCTCACTGCCGCAGCCATGAGAGGAGCCTCAGCAGGGAGACGGCCGCATCTTCCTCCAAGACTGCCCGCAGGAGGACCACCGGCACCACACCG CAGAAGGACTGTGACCATGTCAGGAAGTCGTGGAGCAACCTGTCACTCCCATTGGCTCCCATTCTGACTTTGCCTCCCAACAAGCGCTCCTCTTCTCCGGGCAAGAAGAACAGCAGAGTGACAGCACCCTCTCCTGGCAG ACCTAATCAAAAGTCAGCAGGGCGCCCTCCGACCCCCAAGCTGCTTAAGTCTCCGGGGGCAGAGGACCCTGGAAACCTTCGTCCTTTCAGGATCACACCCGAGAGCCCCCAACCCACCAGAGcccaaggagaggaggaagaagagcaggtcctcagtcctcCTCAGCCTCGACCTCAGCCACTGGGTCAGAACAAGACCAGTAGTGAGCAGACACCACCAGCAACACCAACAGCAGCCAGCG AGAGTGTAAGCAGTCCTCCAACCTACAAGCCCTCAGCAGGCACCACCGATCCAGAGGAGGCGAGTCGTATCCTGGCTGAGAATCGTCGGCTGGCCCgcgagcagagggagagagaggaagaggagcgcAGGCAACAGGAGGAGCAGGCGAG gTTAGCAAAGGAGGAGATGGCTCGCCGTAAGGCCGAGGAGCgagcaaagagagaggaggaggctcAGCGTCAGGcggaagagaggagaaggaaggaggaggaggagagagaggaggaggaagagagacttcagaaagagagagaggaggcagagagacag aaagaggaggaagagtctcgacagagagaggaggcagagcgactgaggcaggagagagagaaacacttCCAGAAAGAGGAGGCTGAACgcctggagagaaaaaa AGCGTCTGGAGGAGATCATGAAGAGAACAAGACGTTCAGACACAGCGGAGAAG AAAGTTGTTCCTAA
- the map7b gene encoding ensconsin isoform X12, with translation MRRLPVSSPTCPWEAARSVSGSIQQVPRVPAADPSQLTSGEMADQDGSDASPPESQASYSQYKSEDGRASSATHPSSSGSGQTYTPILTPTPTPTRTTTSNSPSNNAATKTDSLLFNKIDEKQRLARERRGEREKQNAVKEAQWQAREERARQHYEKHLEERRRRLEEQRIKEDKRRAAVEEKRRQKLEEDKARHEAVIRRTLERSQRTRQKPNRWSWGGAPHTNTPSTPADADRRSVSTMNLSKHTDPVITKRLSYSSATLLHSPDRGLQMRTASSPVINKAQSKPRLHQGKTIQHKNTGLRRLPLTPWESNVVNRLQQPTHSYLARSRSAMSLSGEQTVSCHPMGSMSFKALQAQPLPHCRSHERSLSRETAASSSKTARRRTTGTTPQKDCDHVRKSWSNLSLPLAPILTLPPNKRSSSPGKKNSRVTAPSPGRPNQKSAGRPPTPKLLKSPGAEDPGNLRPFRITPESPQPTRAQGEEEEEQVLSPPQPRPQPLGQNKTSSEQTPPATPTAASESVSSPPTYKPSAGTTDPEEASRILAENRRLAREQREREEEERRQQEEQARLAKEEMARRKAEERAKREEEAQRQAEERRRKEEEEREEEEERLQKEREEAERQKEEEESRQREEAERLRQEREKHFQKEEAERLERKKRLEEIMKRTRRSDTAEKKVVPNRNGDNAVTAAPSPSAATVSLTHNSNGNARQPDPNPNPNTSALSHPDQRENGEFEEVIVLPSHSRLSPPEGQEQQQQQQQQEDERVSVIAFRENGLLKPLSGIEDISAQQGPDVA, from the exons CGTCTTACTCCCAGTATAAATCGGAGGATGGCAGAGCGTCTTCAGCCACCCACCCCAGCTCCTCGGGCTCTGGGCAGACCTACACTCCCATCCTGACCCCTACCCCCACCCCGACTCGCACCACAACCAGCAACAGCCCCAGTAACAATGCTGCCACCAAAACAG ACTCGTTGCTCTTCAACAAGATTGACGAGAAACAGAGGTTAGCTCGTGAGCGCCGGGGGGAGCGTGAGAAGCAGAATG CTGTCAAGGAGGCCCAGTGGCAGGCGCGTGAGGAGCGAGCCAGGCAGCACTATGAGAAGCacctggaggagaggaggagaaggctggaggagcagaggatAAAGGAGGACAAGAGACGGGCTGCCGTGGAGGAGAAACGACGGCAGAAACTGGAGGAGGACAAG GCCCGTCATGAGGCAGTGATACGTCGGACGTTGGAGAGGagccagagaaccagacagaAGCCCAACCGGTGGTCTTGGGGAGGGGCACCGCACACAAACACTCCCAGTACACCAGCCG ATGCTGACAGGCGGTCAGTGTCCACAATGAATTTATCCAAACATACTGACCCTGTTATTACCAAGCGCCTCTCCTACTCCTCTGCCACACTTCTACACTCACCAGACCGAG GCTTACAGATGAGAACAGCCTCCTCTCCTGTCATTAACAAAGCTCAGTCCAAACCCCGCCTACACCAGGGAAAGACCATccagcacaaaaacacag gcctGCGCCGTCTTCCACTGACGCCATGGGAGAGCAATGTGGTGAACCGCCTGCAGCAGCCAACACACTCCTACTTGGCTCGTAGCCGCAGTGCCATGAGTCTGTCTGGAGAGCAAACAG TGTCCTGCCACCCCATGGGCTCCATGTCCTTCAAGGCCCTGCAGGCCCAGCCGCTTCCTCACTGCCGCAGCCATGAGAGGAGCCTCAGCAGGGAGACGGCCGCATCTTCCTCCAAGACTGCCCGCAGGAGGACCACCGGCACCACACCG CAGAAGGACTGTGACCATGTCAGGAAGTCGTGGAGCAACCTGTCACTCCCATTGGCTCCCATTCTGACTTTGCCTCCCAACAAGCGCTCCTCTTCTCCGGGCAAGAAGAACAGCAGAGTGACAGCACCCTCTCCTGGCAG ACCTAATCAAAAGTCAGCAGGGCGCCCTCCGACCCCCAAGCTGCTTAAGTCTCCGGGGGCAGAGGACCCTGGAAACCTTCGTCCTTTCAGGATCACACCCGAGAGCCCCCAACCCACCAGAGcccaaggagaggaggaagaagagcaggtcctcagtcctcCTCAGCCTCGACCTCAGCCACTGGGTCAGAACAAGACCAGTAGTGAGCAGACACCACCAGCAACACCAACAGCAGCCAGCG AGAGTGTAAGCAGTCCTCCAACCTACAAGCCCTCAGCAGGCACCACCGATCCAGAGGAGGCGAGTCGTATCCTGGCTGAGAATCGTCGGCTGGCCCgcgagcagagggagagagaggaagaggagcgcAGGCAACAGGAGGAGCAGGCGAG gTTAGCAAAGGAGGAGATGGCTCGCCGTAAGGCCGAGGAGCgagcaaagagagaggaggaggctcAGCGTCAGGcggaagagaggagaaggaaggaggaggaggagagagaggaggaggaagagagacttcagaaagagagagaggaggcagagagacag aaagaggaggaagagtctcgacagagagaggaggcagagcgactgaggcaggagagagagaaacacttCCAGAAAGAGGAGGCTGAACgcctggagagaaaaaag CGTCTGGAGGAGATCATGAAGAGAACAAGACGTTCAGACACAGCGGAGAAG AAAGTTGTTCCTAACAGGAACGGAGACAATGCAG TGACTGCCGCTCCCAGTCCATCTGCAGCGACTGTGTCACTGACGCACAATAGCAACGGCAACGCTCGCCAACCTGACCCCAACCCAAACCCCAACACCTCCGCACTGAGCCATCCTGACCAGAG GGAGAACGGGGAGTTTGAAGAGGTGATTGTACTGCCTTCACATTCCAGGTTGTCTCCTCCTGAGggacaggagcagcagcagcagcagcagcagcaagaggaCGAGAGAGTTTCTGTCATAGCCTTCAGGGAGAACGGTCTGCTAAAGCCTCTGAGCGGAATAGAAGATATATCAGCCCAGCAGGGACCAG ATGTTGCGTGA